One genomic window of Paenisporosarcina antarctica includes the following:
- a CDS encoding ribonuclease J: MTKTINENIRIIPLGGVGEIGKAMYVVEIDEEIFVVDSGLMFPEDEMLGIDIVIPDVTYLEENKARIKGIFLTHGHEDAIGSISYLLNKIQAPVYGSRLTIALAKEHLKELPAAQPVKFFEVTNKSRMNFKSTHVTFFHTTHSIPDSLGIVFHTSEGAIVHTGEFKFDQSAKGSYRPDIAKMAGLGEEGVFILMSDSTEAERPGHTTSESVIEEHLSENFHSAKGRIIVSVYSSNFIRIQQVFDNAIESRRKVALVGKTLESVFEVGKRLEYLEINEETLIPIKDIGNYADDEVIIIVSGNQGEPLEALDKMVRKHHKDVKLKDTDTVLITFTPSPGMEVAMFKTMNHIAKAGAKVLTASEKVHVSGHGSQEDLKMMLNLMKPKFFIPIQGEYRMLMAHSKLAQATGLEKNQIFIADKGDVVEYKSGKMRMSGRVQAGNILIDGIGIGDVGNIVLRDRKLLSQDGILIVVVTLNRAQKKIASGPEILSRGFVYVRESEQLMDESAQLVKKIVEKYVIKETFEWTNIKQEIRDTLNSYLYKQTKRRPMIIPIIMEY; the protein is encoded by the coding sequence GTGACAAAAACAATAAATGAAAACATTCGAATTATCCCTCTCGGTGGAGTTGGGGAAATCGGAAAAGCTATGTATGTAGTAGAGATTGATGAAGAAATATTTGTAGTAGATAGTGGACTAATGTTTCCTGAAGATGAAATGCTTGGAATTGATATAGTTATTCCGGACGTGACGTATTTAGAAGAAAATAAAGCGCGAATAAAAGGTATCTTTTTAACGCACGGACATGAAGATGCAATTGGCTCCATTTCGTATTTGCTAAATAAGATTCAAGCACCAGTATACGGCTCTCGTCTAACAATTGCCTTAGCAAAAGAGCATTTAAAAGAATTACCAGCAGCTCAACCTGTCAAATTCTTTGAAGTAACAAATAAAAGCCGTATGAACTTTAAATCAACACACGTAACATTTTTCCATACAACGCATAGTATTCCAGATTCTTTAGGAATTGTCTTCCACACTTCTGAAGGAGCAATTGTGCATACTGGTGAATTCAAATTCGACCAATCTGCAAAAGGAAGCTATCGTCCAGACATCGCCAAAATGGCAGGTCTTGGAGAAGAAGGCGTATTTATTTTAATGTCAGACTCAACTGAAGCAGAACGACCTGGCCACACAACTTCTGAATCTGTCATTGAAGAACATTTATCTGAGAATTTCCATAGTGCAAAAGGTCGTATAATTGTTTCTGTATATTCTTCAAACTTTATTCGTATTCAACAAGTGTTTGACAACGCAATTGAATCCCGTCGCAAAGTTGCATTAGTGGGTAAAACGTTGGAAAGCGTATTTGAAGTTGGTAAGCGATTAGAGTACTTAGAGATAAATGAAGAAACACTAATTCCGATTAAAGATATCGGAAATTATGCAGATGATGAAGTAATAATTATTGTTTCAGGTAATCAAGGGGAACCATTAGAAGCTCTTGATAAAATGGTTAGAAAACATCATAAAGATGTTAAATTAAAAGATACAGATACGGTATTAATTACATTCACGCCATCTCCAGGTATGGAAGTAGCTATGTTTAAAACGATGAACCACATAGCTAAAGCAGGTGCAAAGGTGTTGACTGCTAGTGAAAAAGTTCATGTATCTGGGCATGGTAGTCAAGAAGATTTAAAAATGATGTTAAACTTAATGAAACCAAAATTCTTCATCCCTATTCAAGGTGAATACCGCATGCTAATGGCTCACTCTAAACTTGCGCAAGCTACTGGATTAGAGAAAAATCAAATCTTTATTGCTGATAAAGGTGATGTTGTTGAGTATAAGAGTGGGAAAATGCGTATGAGTGGACGTGTACAAGCTGGTAACATCTTAATCGATGGAATTGGTATCGGGGATGTAGGAAACATCGTGTTGCGCGATCGTAAACTACTTTCACAAGATGGTATCTTGATCGTTGTAGTCACTTTAAACCGTGCACAAAAGAAAATTGCCTCTGGTCCGGAAATCTTATCACGCGGATTTGTTTATGTTCGTGAGTCAGAACAATTGATGGATGAGTCAGCACAACTCGTGAAGAAAATTGTTGAAAAATATGTAATTAAAGAAACATTTGAGTGGACAAATATCAAACAAGAAATTCGTGACACCTTAAATTCGTATCTATATAAACAAACGAAAAGACGTCCTATGATCATCCCGATTATTATGGAATATTAA
- the dapA gene encoding 4-hydroxy-tetrahydrodipicolinate synthase produces the protein MHIGRVSTAMITPFLPDGSIHFEMVAKLIEHLIATGTDSVVVCGTTGESPTLTDNEKADLIRFTVDSVNNRIPVIAGTGSNSTKASIDLTKIADEAGVNGIMLVTPYYNKPDQRGMFEHFKAIANETKLPVLLYNIPGRSVVNMLPETVLKLSKISNIQAIKEAGGNLEQMSDIIAGSHADFAVYSGDDGLTLPVLSIGGAGVVSVASHVVGADMQKLIRAFEEGRHQDAALIHHALLPLIRALFAKPNPVPVKYALGKLGLDVGSVRLPLVDMIDEEKQNFDQVWSQYKEKQQSFR, from the coding sequence ATGCATATAGGTCGCGTTTCTACAGCGATGATCACACCCTTTTTACCGGATGGGTCCATTCATTTTGAAATGGTCGCAAAACTGATTGAACATTTAATTGCTACTGGGACTGATTCGGTTGTGGTTTGTGGAACGACTGGGGAATCACCTACATTAACTGATAATGAAAAAGCGGACTTAATTCGTTTTACGGTGGATTCGGTAAATAATCGTATTCCTGTAATTGCGGGTACTGGAAGTAACAGCACGAAAGCTTCGATTGACTTGACGAAAATAGCAGATGAAGCGGGTGTAAATGGTATTATGCTTGTTACCCCGTATTATAATAAACCTGATCAACGTGGTATGTTTGAACATTTTAAAGCGATAGCAAATGAAACTAAATTGCCTGTTTTACTTTATAATATTCCAGGTCGTTCTGTTGTCAATATGTTACCAGAGACAGTATTGAAGCTTAGTAAAATCTCAAATATTCAAGCTATTAAAGAGGCTGGTGGCAACTTAGAACAAATGTCAGATATTATTGCTGGTAGTCATGCTGATTTTGCAGTCTACAGTGGAGATGATGGGTTAACGTTACCTGTACTATCCATTGGAGGTGCAGGTGTTGTCTCCGTTGCTTCCCACGTGGTTGGAGCAGATATGCAAAAATTAATTCGTGCTTTTGAAGAGGGAAGACATCAAGATGCTGCTTTAATTCACCATGCATTATTACCGCTAATTCGAGCGCTCTTTGCAAAACCAAATCCAGTTCCAGTTAAATATGCATTGGGGAAATTGGGTTTAGATGTAGGTTCAGTTCGATTACCACTGGTTGATATGATAGACGAAGAAAAACAAAATTTCGATCAAGTTTGGTCACAATATAAGGAAAAACAGCAGAGCTTTAGATAA
- a CDS encoding dipicolinate synthase subunit B yields MLQGKRIGLGITASHCTYEEVVPKITVLREQGAVVVPIVSHSVLVAATRFGTGEEWVRKIEEAAGAKVISTIAEAEPLGPKAPVDCMVIAPMTGNSISRFANAATDSPVLMAAKATIRNGRPVVIGISTNDALGLNGVNVMRLLNAKHIYFIPFGQDDPYKKPNSLISDFNLIVPTIVQAIAHQQLQPLLIQHKQSD; encoded by the coding sequence GTGTTACAAGGCAAACGAATTGGACTTGGGATAACTGCATCACATTGTACGTATGAGGAAGTGGTGCCGAAAATCACTGTTTTAAGAGAACAAGGAGCAGTAGTTGTGCCAATTGTGTCACATTCAGTTTTGGTAGCTGCTACAAGATTTGGCACTGGAGAAGAATGGGTACGGAAAATCGAAGAAGCTGCTGGCGCAAAAGTAATATCAACAATTGCAGAAGCAGAGCCTCTGGGACCGAAAGCGCCTGTTGATTGTATGGTGATAGCGCCGATGACTGGAAATTCTATTAGTCGGTTTGCCAATGCAGCAACTGATTCACCTGTTTTGATGGCAGCGAAAGCAACGATTAGAAATGGGCGACCCGTCGTCATTGGCATTTCAACGAACGATGCACTTGGATTAAACGGGGTCAACGTGATGCGGTTATTAAATGCTAAACACATTTATTTCATCCCATTTGGTCAAGATGATCCCTATAAAAAACCAAACTCTCTTATCTCCGACTTTAACTTGATTGTACCTACGATTGTTCAAGCCATTGCACACCAACAACTTCAACCCCTATTAATCCAACACAAACAATCGGATTAA
- a CDS encoding aspartate-semialdehyde dehydrogenase yields the protein MSKSYTVAVVGATGAVGEKMMEQLEKRKFPIQHIKFLASKRSAGKSIVFKGQSYTIEEATPEAFNGVDIALFSAGGSVSKELAPEAVKRGAVVIDNTSAFRMDKDIVLVVPEVNRQDLKLHTGIIANPNCSTIQMVCALQPIKDAFGLNNVIVSTYQAVSGAGVVAINELEAQSLTFGKTKISEAQVLPVKGAEIHYPIAFNVIPQIDTFDDNGYTLEEMKMINETKKIMHMPNLSVAATCVRLPVVSGHSESVFVEVEKAGVSVSDIRSVLESAKGIKVLDNPAKQEYPMPLFAEGQDEVFVGRIRKDLSNDKGFHIWIVADNLLKGAALNSIQIAEVLIEDGII from the coding sequence ATGTCTAAAAGTTACACAGTCGCTGTTGTCGGTGCAACCGGTGCAGTAGGCGAAAAAATGATGGAACAACTAGAGAAACGAAAGTTCCCAATTCAACATATAAAATTTTTAGCATCCAAACGTTCAGCAGGAAAATCTATTGTATTCAAAGGGCAGTCATACACCATTGAAGAAGCCACGCCTGAAGCCTTTAATGGCGTTGATATTGCTCTATTTAGTGCAGGTGGTTCAGTTTCTAAAGAACTTGCACCAGAAGCTGTAAAGCGCGGTGCAGTGGTCATTGATAACACGAGTGCATTTCGTATGGATAAAGATATTGTGCTTGTTGTTCCAGAAGTGAATCGACAAGATCTCAAGTTACACACTGGTATTATTGCCAACCCGAATTGTTCAACGATTCAGATGGTATGTGCCTTGCAACCTATAAAAGATGCATTTGGTTTGAACAATGTCATCGTATCTACTTATCAAGCAGTATCAGGTGCTGGAGTAGTTGCAATAAATGAGTTAGAAGCACAAAGTTTAACATTTGGGAAAACAAAAATTTCAGAAGCTCAAGTTTTACCAGTTAAAGGTGCAGAAATACATTACCCGATTGCGTTTAATGTCATTCCACAAATCGATACTTTTGACGACAATGGATATACGTTAGAAGAAATGAAAATGATCAATGAAACAAAGAAAATAATGCATATGCCAAATCTTTCAGTTGCTGCTACATGTGTTCGTCTACCTGTCGTTTCAGGACACTCTGAATCTGTTTTTGTTGAGGTAGAGAAAGCAGGAGTCAGTGTATCTGATATCCGTTCTGTATTGGAATCAGCGAAAGGGATTAAAGTTCTCGATAATCCTGCAAAACAAGAATATCCAATGCCGTTATTTGCGGAAGGGCAAGATGAGGTATTTGTTGGTCGCATTCGAAAAGATTTATCAAATGATAAAGGATTTCATATATGGATTGTCGCAGACAATTTATTGAAAGGTGCAGCACTTAACTCAATTCAAATTGCAGAAGTATTGATTGAAGACGGTATTATTTAA
- a CDS encoding YlmC/YmxH family sporulation protein codes for MLLSEMAVKELIQIEDGKRFGLLADTELLFEPISGKIIGFLILKELGNRPFKTKSVNQNMYIAWEDITLIGEDRILFTKTSHLHSEKSL; via the coding sequence ATGTTGCTTTCAGAAATGGCAGTGAAAGAATTAATTCAAATTGAAGATGGCAAGCGATTTGGGTTACTTGCAGATACTGAATTACTTTTTGAACCAATCAGTGGGAAAATTATTGGATTTCTAATACTAAAAGAACTAGGAAACAGACCATTTAAAACAAAATCAGTAAACCAAAACATGTATATCGCTTGGGAAGATATCACACTTATTGGTGAAGATCGTATTCTCTTTACAAAAACATCTCACCTGCATTCGGAAAAATCACTATGA
- the rpsO gene encoding 30S ribosomal protein S15, translating to MAITQERKNELIAEYRTHESDTGSADIQIAVLTEDINNLNGHLRTHKKDHHSRRGLFKMVGRRRNLLKYLRENEVSRYRALIAKLGLRR from the coding sequence ATGGCAATTACACAAGAACGCAAAAATGAACTAATCGCTGAGTATCGTACTCATGAAAGCGACACTGGTTCCGCAGACATTCAGATCGCAGTATTAACAGAAGACATTAACAATTTGAATGGTCATTTACGTACACACAAGAAAGACCACCACTCACGTCGCGGTCTATTCAAAATGGTTGGACGTCGTCGTAACTTGTTAAAATACTTACGTGAAAACGAAGTATCACGTTACCGCGCATTGATCGCTAAACTTGGTTTACGTCGATAA
- a CDS encoding M16 family metallopeptidase encodes MLQKRTSQNGVRIVFEHIPHVRSVAVGVWVDVGSRHEKPEENGLTHFIEHMLFKGTATRTARQIAEEFDRIGGYVNAFTSKEQTCYYAKVLDHHAKHAISVLADMFFHSEFDELEIDKERQVVVEEILMVEDTPDDDVHEQLWNVMYPNQSIGASILGTKSSLETFDKDSIHQFMDHHYRPEHIVISVAGNIQEGYIDYIDSLFGQFKPSSKLSERDSMSIPIFSPGESLKSRETEQGHICLGYPGLGVKDKHIYDLVVMNNILGGNMSSRLFQEVREEKALAYSIYSYHSSSEDSGSVEIYGGTSNNQLQKLQDTIFETIQKVVDEGVTDTEVNNAKEQLKGNLMLGLESTNARMSRNGKNELIFKKHKTYDEVLQSIDEVHIHQVQKLVTEIFANKPAVSIITPKKDNPL; translated from the coding sequence GTGCTACAAAAAAGAACAAGTCAAAATGGTGTGCGTATAGTATTTGAACATATTCCACATGTTAGATCAGTCGCTGTTGGTGTATGGGTTGATGTTGGATCGAGACACGAAAAACCTGAAGAAAATGGCTTAACTCATTTTATTGAACATATGCTTTTTAAAGGTACAGCGACACGCACAGCTCGTCAAATTGCTGAAGAGTTTGATCGCATTGGCGGATATGTGAACGCATTTACCTCAAAAGAACAAACATGTTATTATGCAAAGGTATTAGATCATCATGCTAAGCATGCGATTTCGGTATTAGCAGATATGTTTTTCCACTCGGAGTTTGATGAACTGGAAATTGATAAAGAACGTCAAGTCGTGGTAGAGGAAATATTAATGGTTGAGGATACGCCAGACGATGATGTCCATGAGCAATTATGGAATGTAATGTATCCGAACCAATCAATAGGTGCATCTATTTTAGGGACAAAATCATCGCTTGAAACGTTTGACAAAGATTCAATTCACCAATTTATGGATCACCACTATCGACCTGAACATATAGTTATCTCTGTTGCAGGAAATATTCAAGAAGGCTATATTGACTACATTGATTCATTATTCGGACAATTTAAACCAAGCTCTAAACTATCTGAGAGAGATTCTATGTCTATTCCGATTTTCAGTCCAGGTGAGTCACTTAAGTCACGTGAAACAGAACAAGGTCATATTTGTCTTGGTTATCCAGGGTTGGGTGTTAAAGATAAGCATATATATGATTTAGTTGTAATGAATAATATATTAGGCGGCAATATGTCGTCTCGTTTATTCCAAGAAGTACGTGAAGAAAAGGCATTAGCCTATTCAATATATTCGTATCATTCTTCTTCTGAAGATTCTGGATCAGTTGAAATTTATGGGGGTACATCGAACAATCAATTACAGAAACTGCAAGATACCATTTTTGAAACCATTCAAAAAGTGGTGGACGAAGGTGTAACAGATACAGAAGTAAACAATGCGAAAGAGCAATTAAAAGGCAATCTAATGCTCGGATTAGAAAGTACAAATGCCCGAATGAGTCGCAATGGCAAAAATGAATTAATTTTCAAAAAACATAAAACGTACGATGAAGTGTTGCAGTCAATTGATGAAGTACACATTCATCAAGTACAAAAGTTAGTGACAGAAATATTTGCTAATAAACCTGCAGTCTCAATCATTACGCCAAAAAAAGACAATCCACTGTGA
- the pnp gene encoding polyribonucleotide nucleotidyltransferase — MNKKQIFNFEWAGRPLQVEIGKFAKQANGAVMVRYGDSTVLATATASKHPKPLDFFPLTCNYEERLYAAGKIPGGFIKREGRPSENAILTSRLIDRTLRPLFPDGFRNEVQVISIVMSVDQDCTSEMAAMFGSSLALMISDIPFGGPIAGVQVGLIDDKFVINPTQAQMEQSTIDLIVSGTKDAVNMVEAGALEIPEEIMLEAIMFGHAEVIKLVELQEEIAALLGKEKLDIKLYELDAELSAEISSMCESKLINAIQVQEKHAREKAINEVKDEVIAIFVEREVDNAELKQVREILDKMVKEEVRRLITEDKIRPDGRKLDEIRPLSSETGILPRTHGSGLFTRGQTQALSIATLGALGDVQIIDGLGIEESKRFMHHYNFPQFSVGETGPMRGPGRREIGHGALGERALKAVLPDEKEFPYTIRLVSEVLESNGSTSQASICASTLAMMDAGVPIKAPVAGIAMGLIKRGNDYSVLSDIQGMEDHLGDMDFKVAGTAKGVTALQMDIKIDGLSRSILEEALTQAKIGRMHILESMIATISEPREKLSKYAPKIVKVKINPDKIRDVIGPGGKQINKIIDETGVKIDTEQDGSIYISSIDEAMIARAKEIIENIVRVAVVGEYFMGKVKRIEKFGAFVEIFTGKDGLLHISEIQEERTKSVEDVLKLDDELKVKVIEIDNQGRVNLSRKIVVKEEKEAAELEQA, encoded by the coding sequence ATGAACAAAAAACAAATTTTTAATTTCGAATGGGCAGGTCGTCCATTACAAGTAGAAATAGGCAAGTTTGCTAAACAAGCAAATGGTGCTGTGATGGTACGTTATGGCGATTCCACCGTTCTTGCAACAGCAACAGCTTCTAAACATCCAAAACCACTTGACTTCTTCCCACTTACTTGCAATTATGAAGAGCGTCTTTACGCTGCAGGAAAAATTCCAGGTGGATTTATTAAACGAGAAGGCCGTCCATCAGAAAATGCGATTTTAACAAGTCGCTTGATTGACAGAACTCTACGCCCATTATTCCCAGACGGTTTCCGTAATGAAGTCCAAGTTATTTCAATTGTCATGTCAGTTGACCAAGATTGCACATCAGAAATGGCTGCAATGTTCGGTTCATCTTTAGCTTTAATGATTTCTGATATTCCTTTTGGAGGACCAATTGCTGGTGTTCAAGTCGGTTTAATTGACGATAAATTCGTGATTAATCCAACTCAAGCTCAAATGGAACAAAGCACAATTGATTTAATCGTATCGGGAACAAAAGATGCAGTCAACATGGTGGAAGCTGGTGCTTTAGAAATTCCAGAAGAAATTATGTTAGAAGCCATTATGTTCGGTCACGCAGAAGTTATTAAATTGGTTGAATTACAAGAAGAAATTGCAGCTCTTTTAGGCAAAGAAAAATTAGATATTAAATTGTACGAACTTGATGCTGAACTTTCTGCTGAAATTAGCTCAATGTGCGAATCAAAACTAATTAACGCAATTCAAGTGCAAGAAAAACATGCACGTGAAAAAGCAATCAACGAAGTTAAAGATGAAGTAATAGCAATATTTGTAGAACGAGAAGTAGATAATGCAGAACTTAAACAAGTTCGAGAAATTCTTGATAAAATGGTAAAAGAAGAAGTTCGTCGTTTAATAACTGAAGATAAAATCCGTCCAGATGGTCGTAAATTAGACGAAATTCGTCCACTTTCATCTGAAACAGGTATTTTACCTCGCACACATGGATCTGGTTTGTTTACACGTGGACAAACTCAAGCTCTAAGTATTGCAACTTTAGGTGCATTAGGCGATGTTCAAATTATTGATGGTTTAGGAATTGAAGAATCAAAACGTTTTATGCATCATTACAACTTCCCGCAATTTAGTGTTGGGGAAACAGGTCCAATGCGTGGACCTGGCCGCCGTGAAATCGGTCATGGTGCTTTAGGAGAACGAGCGTTAAAAGCAGTGCTTCCTGACGAAAAAGAATTTCCATATACAATACGTTTAGTTTCAGAAGTTCTTGAATCTAACGGTTCTACGTCTCAAGCAAGTATTTGTGCATCAACTCTAGCGATGATGGATGCAGGTGTACCTATAAAAGCGCCAGTAGCTGGTATTGCTATGGGTCTAATTAAGCGCGGTAATGATTATTCAGTACTTTCAGACATCCAAGGAATGGAAGATCACTTAGGAGATATGGACTTTAAAGTAGCAGGAACTGCAAAAGGTGTAACTGCACTTCAAATGGATATTAAAATCGACGGATTATCACGTAGCATATTAGAAGAAGCATTAACACAAGCTAAAATTGGAAGAATGCATATACTAGAAAGTATGATCGCAACTATTTCTGAACCACGCGAGAAACTATCTAAATACGCTCCTAAAATTGTCAAAGTGAAAATCAATCCTGATAAGATTCGCGATGTAATTGGACCAGGCGGAAAACAAATCAATAAAATTATTGATGAAACTGGCGTTAAAATTGATACAGAGCAAGATGGATCAATTTATATTTCTTCTATTGATGAAGCGATGATTGCACGAGCAAAAGAAATTATTGAAAATATTGTACGAGTTGCTGTAGTTGGAGAATACTTTATGGGTAAAGTGAAACGCATTGAGAAATTTGGTGCTTTTGTAGAAATTTTCACTGGTAAAGATGGCCTTCTTCATATTTCTGAAATTCAAGAAGAACGTACAAAATCAGTTGAAGATGTTCTGAAACTTGATGACGAATTAAAAGTTAAGGTTATCGAAATTGATAATCAAGGCAGAGTGAACTTATCACGTAAAATTGTTGTTAAAGAAGAAAAAGAAGCAGCTGAATTAGAACAAGCCTAA
- a CDS encoding DNA translocase FtsK, which yields MTKKKPTTTKFPLVFEIIGLLLIGLGIITFFELGYVGFGLSSIARFFFGNWHIAVPFLCIVVALIMMIKQAVPGLNNRIVTGFLSILASMTIFSHLVLFEQLFEGGALVSDSVLRETWRILIESNGIVSREQSLGGGMIGAFLFATFHVLFDAGGATIAAWLLLIIGFILLSGIALVPYLVSKIPQWKNNWMAMRAQKKKDKALASPKIQTRSDKNKKSQNVPSSAQQKEEVATIHQETEIEHASPIISAFTERAERIVEIKPQPEIKKTEELNEKAFDSVSETVLENKDYQLPSVTLLNAPPYSDQSGEYSLIQANAKKLEKTFHSFGVKARVTQVHLGPAVTKYEVLPDAGVKVSRIVSLSDDLALALAARDIRIEAPIPGKSAIGIEVPNKEVAIVSLREVLEAKENNNAEAKLLIGLGRDITGQAVLAELNKMPHLLVAGSTGSGKSVCINGIIVSIIMRAKPHEVKMMMIDPKMVELNVYNGIPHLLAPVVTDPRKASQALKKVVSEMERRYDLFSHTGMRNIEGYNEHILKWNEVNEEKHPKLPYIVVIVDELADLMMVASNDVEDSITRLAQMARAAGIHLIIATQRPSVDVITGVIKANIPSRIAFAVSSSIDSRTILDMGGAEKLLGRGDMLFLAAGASKPVRVQGAYLSDQEVEKIVDFAIEQQKAQYQEEMIPTEIVEVPLDEQTDDIYDEAVQLVTDMQTASVSLLQRRFRIGYSRAARIIDQMEMRGVVGGYEGSKPRQVLQAKQDEIT from the coding sequence ATGACAAAAAAGAAACCCACAACCACTAAATTTCCACTTGTTTTTGAAATTATAGGCTTATTATTAATTGGACTTGGTATTATTACATTTTTTGAATTAGGTTATGTTGGATTTGGTTTGTCGTCTATCGCCCGATTTTTCTTTGGAAATTGGCATATTGCAGTACCATTTTTATGTATTGTAGTTGCACTTATCATGATGATTAAACAGGCGGTACCTGGATTGAATAACCGAATCGTTACAGGCTTTTTAAGTATATTAGCTAGTATGACAATTTTTAGTCACTTGGTATTGTTTGAACAACTATTTGAAGGTGGCGCATTAGTAAGCGACTCAGTTCTTCGTGAAACGTGGAGAATCTTAATTGAAAGTAATGGGATTGTAAGTCGTGAACAGTCTTTAGGTGGGGGTATGATAGGTGCGTTTCTATTCGCCACATTCCACGTATTATTTGATGCAGGAGGCGCCACAATAGCGGCTTGGTTATTATTAATAATTGGTTTTATTTTACTTTCAGGAATAGCACTCGTGCCATATTTAGTAAGTAAAATTCCACAATGGAAAAACAATTGGATGGCAATGAGAGCGCAAAAGAAAAAAGATAAAGCTCTTGCTTCACCCAAAATTCAAACAAGAAGTGACAAGAATAAAAAATCGCAAAACGTACCTTCTTCGGCACAACAAAAGGAAGAAGTGGCAACAATTCATCAAGAAACCGAAATTGAACATGCTTCGCCCATTATTTCCGCATTCACAGAACGTGCAGAAAGAATAGTAGAAATTAAACCTCAGCCTGAAATTAAGAAAACAGAAGAATTGAATGAAAAAGCTTTTGATAGTGTATCTGAAACAGTTTTAGAAAATAAAGACTATCAATTACCGTCTGTCACTTTATTAAATGCTCCACCGTATAGTGATCAAAGTGGGGAATATTCACTAATTCAAGCAAACGCCAAAAAATTAGAAAAGACTTTTCATAGCTTTGGTGTTAAAGCACGTGTGACACAAGTCCATCTAGGACCAGCGGTTACTAAATACGAAGTGTTGCCTGATGCAGGAGTTAAAGTAAGTAGAATTGTTAGTCTTAGTGATGATCTAGCTTTAGCACTTGCCGCACGTGATATTCGAATTGAAGCACCGATTCCCGGCAAATCTGCGATTGGCATAGAAGTACCAAATAAAGAAGTGGCTATCGTGAGTTTACGTGAAGTATTAGAAGCAAAAGAAAACAACAATGCTGAAGCGAAATTATTGATTGGTCTTGGCCGTGATATCACGGGACAAGCGGTTCTTGCTGAATTAAATAAAATGCCTCATTTACTTGTTGCTGGGTCAACTGGTAGTGGGAAGAGTGTATGTATCAATGGGATTATCGTCAGTATTATCATGCGAGCGAAACCGCACGAAGTTAAAATGATGATGATTGATCCTAAAATGGTCGAATTGAATGTCTATAATGGCATACCTCATTTATTAGCACCTGTCGTGACTGATCCGAGAAAAGCCTCTCAGGCACTCAAAAAAGTGGTTTCAGAAATGGAACGTCGTTATGATTTATTCTCACATACAGGGATGCGAAATATTGAAGGATACAATGAACACATTTTAAAATGGAATGAAGTGAATGAGGAGAAACATCCGAAGTTGCCATATATCGTTGTTATTGTGGATGAATTAGCTGACTTGATGATGGTAGCATCTAATGATGTGGAAGATTCTATTACTCGTTTAGCACAAATGGCTCGTGCAGCTGGTATTCATTTAATTATTGCTACACAACGACCAAGTGTTGATGTCATAACGGGTGTAATTAAAGCCAATATACCTTCTCGAATTGCATTTGCGGTATCTTCATCCATTGACTCAAGGACCATATTAGATATGGGTGGAGCAGAGAAGTTGCTTGGTAGAGGTGATATGCTGTTTTTAGCAGCAGGTGCTTCAAAACCTGTTCGCGTACAAGGGGCTTATTTATCTGATCAAGAAGTAGAAAAGATTGTTGATTTTGCGATTGAACAGCAAAAGGCCCAATATCAAGAAGAAATGATTCCAACAGAAATCGTAGAAGTTCCATTAGATGAACAAACAGACGATATATATGATGAAGCTGTTCAACTAGTGACCGATATGCAAACTGCTTCTGTATCTCTTTTGCAAAGAAGATTCCGTATTGGATATTCGAGAGCAGCACGTATTATTGATCAAATGGAAATGCGAGGAGTAGTCGGTGGCTATGAAGGTAGCAAACCACGACAAGTACTACAAGCAAAGCAAGATGAAATAACTTAA